The following proteins come from a genomic window of Maribacter sp. HTCC2170:
- the rpsA gene encoding 30S ribosomal protein S1, which produces MAEEKATKAVEETTEATQEVKTVEETTEATQETKVETPVQDPKEFLENFDWEKYEQGIERVEDSKLQEFETLVAENFVDTADEEVVKGTVVYLTDREAIIDINAKSEGVISLNEFRYNPDLKVGDQVEVLIDIREDKSGQLVLSHRKARTIMAWDRVNAAHDKEEIVSGFVKCRTKGGMIVDVFGIEAFLPGSQIDVKPIRDYDQYVNKTMEFKVVKINHEFKNVVVSHKALIEADIEEQKKEIISQLEKGQVLEGVVKNITSYGVFIDLGGVDGLVHITDLSWSRINHPNEVVELDQKLNVVILDFDENKSRIQLGLKQLEKHPWDALSEDIKIGDKVKGKVVVIADYGAFIEVVEGVEGLIHVSEMSWSTHLRSAQDFVKVGDEVEAVVLTLDREDRKMSLGIKQLTPDPWTDITTKYPVGSKHKGIVRNFTNFGVFLELEEGIDGLIYISDLSWTKKIKHPSEFVTVGDTLEVEVLELDVEGRKLSLGHKQTTENPWDKYESEFALDTVHKASITEIVDKGATIDFNDDITAFVPQRHLEKEDGKKLAKGEEAEFKIIEFNKDFKRVVASHTAIFREEEKRNVKAAVKRAKASADEAKPTLGDANDALQALKDKMEADSKKK; this is translated from the coding sequence ATGGCTGAAGAAAAAGCAACAAAAGCAGTAGAAGAAACTACTGAAGCTACCCAAGAAGTTAAAACAGTAGAAGAGACTACTGAAGCAACTCAAGAAACAAAGGTGGAGACACCAGTACAAGACCCAAAAGAATTTTTAGAAAACTTTGACTGGGAGAAGTACGAACAAGGCATAGAACGTGTAGAAGACTCTAAACTTCAGGAGTTTGAAACATTGGTTGCCGAAAATTTTGTCGATACAGCAGATGAAGAGGTTGTTAAAGGTACAGTAGTATACTTAACAGATCGTGAAGCGATTATCGATATTAACGCAAAATCTGAAGGTGTTATATCTCTAAACGAATTTCGTTACAACCCTGATTTAAAGGTTGGTGATCAAGTAGAGGTGTTGATTGATATTCGTGAGGATAAAAGTGGTCAGTTGGTACTTTCGCATAGAAAGGCCAGAACAATCATGGCTTGGGACAGGGTTAACGCTGCCCATGACAAAGAAGAGATTGTTAGTGGTTTCGTAAAATGCAGAACTAAAGGTGGTATGATTGTCGATGTCTTCGGTATCGAAGCTTTCTTACCAGGTTCTCAAATTGACGTTAAGCCGATTAGGGATTACGATCAGTATGTAAACAAAACAATGGAATTCAAAGTGGTTAAAATAAACCACGAATTCAAAAACGTTGTTGTTTCTCATAAAGCGCTTATCGAAGCGGATATCGAAGAACAGAAAAAAGAAATCATCAGTCAACTTGAAAAAGGTCAAGTACTTGAAGGTGTTGTTAAAAATATTACTTCTTACGGTGTCTTTATTGATCTTGGAGGTGTTGATGGTCTTGTTCATATTACAGACCTTTCTTGGAGTAGAATCAACCACCCGAATGAGGTTGTTGAGCTTGACCAGAAATTGAACGTTGTAATCCTTGACTTTGATGAAAACAAATCAAGAATTCAATTAGGTCTTAAGCAATTAGAGAAGCACCCATGGGATGCGCTTAGTGAAGACATTAAAATCGGAGACAAAGTTAAAGGTAAAGTAGTTGTAATTGCAGATTACGGTGCGTTTATCGAAGTTGTTGAAGGTGTTGAAGGTCTTATCCACGTTTCTGAAATGTCTTGGTCTACGCACTTACGTTCGGCTCAGGATTTCGTGAAAGTTGGTGATGAGGTAGAAGCGGTTGTATTGACACTGGATCGTGAAGATCGTAAAATGTCTCTTGGTATCAAGCAATTGACTCCAGACCCATGGACCGATATTACAACTAAATACCCTGTTGGATCTAAACATAAAGGTATTGTTAGAAACTTCACCAATTTTGGTGTGTTCTTAGAATTGGAAGAAGGTATTGATGGCCTTATTTATATCTCTGATCTTTCTTGGACTAAGAAAATCAAACACCCATCAGAATTTGTTACTGTTGGAGATACTTTGGAAGTTGAGGTTTTAGAATTGGATGTTGAAGGGCGTAAACTAAGTTTAGGTCACAAGCAGACCACTGAGAATCCTTGGGACAAGTATGAAAGCGAGTTTGCTCTTGATACAGTTCACAAGGCATCTATCACAGAAATAGTTGACAAAGGAGCTACTATTGATTTTAATGATGATATTACTGCATTTGTTCCACAACGTCATTTAGAAAAAGAAGACGGGAAGAAATTGGCCAAAGGCGAAGAAGCAGAATTTAAGATCATTGAATTCAATAAAGACTTTA
- a CDS encoding LysM peptidoglycan-binding domain-containing protein, translating into MSVKAKYQAVLDLGESLAIQDGKVTEENGVLKIKGMAGTQYEKNLLWDKIKEIGGDQPYDLKANITVADDSVFHRHTVKSGESLSKIAKHYYGDAMKYKQIFAANTDQLKNPDIIHPDQVLVIPNP; encoded by the coding sequence ATGAGCGTTAAAGCAAAATACCAAGCAGTTTTAGATCTTGGTGAATCATTGGCCATCCAGGATGGAAAAGTTACCGAAGAAAATGGAGTGTTGAAAATTAAAGGTATGGCCGGAACACAATATGAAAAAAATCTATTGTGGGATAAAATCAAAGAAATAGGTGGTGACCAACCTTACGATTTAAAAGCCAATATAACTGTCGCTGATGATTCAGTTTTTCACAGGCATACAGTAAAAAGTGGAGAGTCTTTAAGCAAGATTGCAAAACACTATTATGGTGATGCCATGAAGTACAAGCAAATATTTGCTGCGAATACGGATCAACTCAAAAACCCTGATATTATTCATCCTGATCAGGTTTTGGTGATTCCAAATCCATAA
- the cmk gene encoding (d)CMP kinase, translating to MEKITIAIDGYSSTGKSTIAKQLAKVLGYIYVDTGAMYRAVTLYAMEKGYVTENKSDIDGLVGDLKNINLKFIYNDTIGFAEMHLNNKNVERKIRTMEVSRLVSKVATIEDVRKKLVLIQKQMGLEKGIVMDGRDIGTVVFPNAELKIFMTASPEKRATRRYKELLDKGEDVSYGEVLKNVEHRDYIDTHREISPLTKAEDAITFDNSDMGLEEQFNRILDFTNRVIKKQKRDVH from the coding sequence ATGGAAAAAATCACCATAGCCATAGATGGCTATTCCTCAACAGGTAAAAGCACAATTGCAAAGCAATTGGCAAAAGTGCTGGGTTACATTTATGTTGACACAGGGGCCATGTACAGGGCGGTGACACTTTATGCCATGGAGAAAGGTTATGTGACTGAAAATAAAAGTGATATTGATGGATTGGTTGGTGATTTGAAAAACATCAATTTAAAGTTTATTTATAATGATACTATAGGTTTTGCAGAAATGCATTTGAACAATAAAAATGTAGAACGTAAAATTAGGACGATGGAGGTATCTAGATTGGTGAGTAAAGTGGCTACTATCGAAGACGTGCGTAAAAAATTGGTGCTGATCCAAAAACAAATGGGTCTTGAAAAAGGAATTGTGATGGACGGTAGGGATATAGGTACAGTAGTTTTTCCAAATGCGGAACTCAAGATTTTCATGACAGCCTCTCCTGAAAAAAGGGCAACTAGACGCTATAAGGAGTTGTTGGATAAAGGGGAAGATGTAAGTTATGGGGAAGTACTAAAGAATGTAGAGCACAGAGATTATATTGATACGCACAGAGAAATTTCCCCATTGACAAAAGCCGAAGATGCAATCACCTTTGATAATAGCGATATGGGGCTTGAGGAACAATTTAACCGAATACTGGATTTTACCAATCGGGTAATCAAGAAACAAAAAAGAGACGTTCATTGA